A part of Chitinimonas koreensis genomic DNA contains:
- a CDS encoding DUF3275 family protein, with the protein MITIPGQLAIKTIHGRNGDFKVGRLATSIGEFVVKNAELEQYDEGKYDGDFIVTEIRPSTYNANGRMVIEIRAHLGGMTLSKADGLSRDEARRLTPQEIDPLDEEAQAPAPATPKAKPKAAPRNPRDPLIDTTPFGTEPAAASAEASADADDAALFGTLWPLAAVFKLDATVDRRILRQQRDRLDALGYEFAPLSQEWRRAQA; encoded by the coding sequence ATGATTACCATCCCAGGCCAGTTGGCCATCAAGACCATTCACGGTCGCAATGGCGACTTCAAGGTCGGTCGCCTCGCAACATCCATCGGCGAGTTCGTGGTCAAGAACGCCGAGTTGGAGCAGTACGACGAAGGGAAGTACGACGGCGACTTCATCGTCACCGAGATTCGACCCTCGACGTACAACGCCAACGGCCGCATGGTCATCGAAATCCGCGCTCACCTGGGCGGCATGACGCTGTCCAAGGCGGATGGGCTGAGCCGTGATGAAGCCCGTCGGCTGACGCCGCAGGAGATCGACCCGCTCGACGAGGAAGCGCAGGCGCCCGCGCCGGCAACGCCCAAGGCCAAGCCAAAGGCGGCGCCGCGCAACCCGCGCGATCCGCTGATCGACACCACGCCGTTCGGCACCGAGCCGGCCGCTGCATCCGCGGAGGCTTCGGCCGATGCGGACGACGCGGCGCTGTTCGGCACGCTCTGGCCGTTGGCGGCGGTCTTCAAGCTCGACGCGACAGTAGATCGTCGCATCCTGCGCCAGCAGCGCGATCGGCTCGACGCACTGGGCTACGAGTTCGCACCGTTGTCCCAGGAATGGCGTCGGGCCCAGGCCTGA
- a CDS encoding helicase-related protein, which translates to MPLDLGNSLAADGTPVQGDLLDAANASLTLSLQDFVSEFGDELLDSLNRANPPVYTGQPRAHRQLVIACLKRRLFPAQAEVVHAVTELLVDRGERAAIVNGEMGCGKTTVGIATAAVLNAEGFRRTLVVSPPHLVYKWRREIQETVAGARVWVLNGPDTLVKLLKLREQLDVPTRAQEFFVLGRVRMRMGFHWRPSFSRRRTARYDVGTCPQCGHVITDLDGEPIDVAALEAEEYRRKCAHCASALWTLIRPRGLSSSDQSSAVLRALKRIPTIGEVTAQKLMQKFGDAFLASMLGDNIHEFINLMDDRGDLVFSDRQAHRMERAMANMEFGFGEGGYQPSEYIKRYLPQGTFDLLIADEAHEYKNGGSAQGQAMGVLAAKARRTLLLTGTLMGGYGDDLFHLLFRALPGRMIEDGYRPTKSGSMTSAAMAFMRDHGVLKDIYSESTGTAHKTAKGTKVSVRTVKAPGFGPKGVLRCVLPFTVFLKLRDIGGNVLPPYDEEFREVAMDAAQAAAYRDLAGRLNAELRQALAKRDTTLLGVVLNVLLAWPDCCFRSEVVTHPRTRQTLAFVPAQFHDMQVMPKERELIEICRQEKAAGRKTLVYSVYTGTRDTTSRLKVLLEQHGLKVAVLRASVDAARREDWIAEQLDRGIDVLITNPELVKTGLDLLDFPTIVFMQSGYNVYSLQQAARRSWRIGQKQSVKVIFLGYAGTSQMTCLSLMARKIMVSQSTSGDVPESGLDVLNQDGDSVEVALARQLVH; encoded by the coding sequence ATGCCCCTCGATCTCGGAAATTCCCTCGCCGCCGACGGCACGCCTGTACAGGGCGACCTGCTCGACGCAGCCAACGCTTCTCTCACGCTCAGCCTGCAGGACTTCGTCTCCGAGTTCGGCGACGAGCTGCTCGACTCGTTGAACCGCGCCAACCCGCCGGTCTACACCGGACAACCGCGTGCGCATCGGCAGCTCGTCATCGCCTGTCTCAAACGGAGACTGTTTCCTGCGCAGGCCGAAGTGGTCCATGCCGTCACCGAGCTGCTCGTCGACCGCGGCGAACGCGCCGCAATCGTCAACGGCGAAATGGGCTGCGGCAAGACGACCGTCGGCATTGCGACGGCTGCCGTGCTCAACGCCGAAGGCTTCCGTCGCACCTTGGTCGTCTCACCGCCGCACCTAGTCTACAAGTGGCGGCGGGAGATTCAGGAGACGGTCGCCGGCGCGCGAGTCTGGGTGCTCAACGGACCCGACACGCTGGTCAAGCTGCTGAAGCTGCGCGAGCAGTTGGATGTGCCGACGCGGGCCCAGGAGTTCTTCGTCTTGGGTCGGGTGCGGATGAGGATGGGCTTCCACTGGCGGCCCAGCTTCAGCCGGCGGCGTACGGCGCGTTACGACGTCGGGACGTGCCCGCAGTGCGGCCATGTCATTACTGACCTCGATGGCGAACCGATCGACGTCGCCGCGCTCGAGGCGGAGGAATATCGCCGCAAGTGCGCCCACTGCGCTTCGGCGCTGTGGACGCTGATCCGTCCCAGGGGCTTGTCCTCCAGCGACCAATCATCGGCCGTTCTCCGCGCCCTCAAGCGCATTCCCACCATCGGCGAAGTCACCGCGCAGAAGCTGATGCAGAAGTTCGGCGACGCGTTCCTTGCGTCGATGCTCGGGGACAACATCCACGAGTTCATCAACCTGATGGACGACCGTGGCGATCTGGTCTTCTCCGACCGTCAAGCGCACCGCATGGAGCGCGCGATGGCGAACATGGAGTTCGGCTTTGGTGAGGGCGGCTACCAGCCCAGCGAGTACATCAAGCGCTACTTGCCGCAAGGCACGTTCGACCTGCTCATCGCCGACGAGGCGCATGAGTACAAGAACGGTGGTAGTGCACAGGGCCAGGCCATGGGGGTACTCGCGGCGAAGGCACGCAGAACGCTGCTGCTCACTGGCACGCTGATGGGCGGGTACGGCGACGACCTGTTCCACCTGCTGTTCCGTGCCTTGCCTGGGCGAATGATCGAAGACGGCTACCGTCCCACCAAGAGCGGCAGCATGACGTCGGCCGCGATGGCGTTCATGCGCGATCACGGTGTCCTCAAGGACATCTATTCCGAGAGCACCGGCACGGCGCACAAGACGGCCAAGGGCACCAAGGTCTCGGTGCGCACTGTCAAGGCGCCGGGCTTCGGGCCGAAGGGCGTGCTGCGTTGTGTGTTGCCCTTCACGGTGTTCCTCAAGCTGCGGGACATCGGCGGCAATGTGCTGCCGCCGTACGACGAGGAGTTTCGCGAGGTCGCGATGGATGCGGCGCAAGCCGCGGCCTATCGCGATCTGGCGGGCAGGCTCAACGCGGAGCTGCGGCAAGCGCTGGCGAAGCGGGACACGACGCTTCTCGGTGTGGTCCTCAACGTGCTGCTGGCCTGGCCGGACTGCTGTTTCCGTTCCGAAGTGGTGACGCACCCGCGTACACGTCAGACCTTGGCGTTCGTCCCGGCTCAGTTCCACGACATGCAGGTCATGCCGAAGGAACGCGAGCTGATCGAGATCTGCCGGCAGGAGAAGGCAGCAGGTCGCAAGACCCTGGTCTACAGCGTCTACACCGGCACGCGCGATACGACGTCGCGTTTGAAGGTGCTGCTGGAGCAACACGGCCTCAAGGTCGCGGTACTGCGCGCGAGCGTGGATGCGGCACGCCGCGAGGACTGGATTGCCGAGCAGCTCGATCGCGGCATCGATGTCCTCATCACCAATCCGGAGCTGGTGAAGACTGGCCTCGATTTGCTCGACTTCCCAACGATCGTGTTCATGCAGTCGGGCTACAACGTCTACAGCCTGCAACAGGCCGCTCGGCGCTCATGGCGCATTGGGCAGAAGCAGTCGGTGAAGGTGATCTTCCTCGGCTATGCGGGCACGTCGCAGATGACGTGCCTGTCGCTGATGGCGAGGAAGATCATGGTGTCGCAGAGCACGTCGGGCGACGTACCGGAATCCGGGCTCGACGTCCTGAACCAGGACGGTGACTCGGTGGAGGTGGCGCTGGCACGGCAGTTGGTGCATTGA
- a CDS encoding DUF6094 domain-containing protein, whose product MALMFRRIARNFIKAGYFPTDEPTLERALSALAPAAGPMCILDPCAGEGVAIAEAAHVLGRERVSAFAVEFDRERASHARQLVDHCIHGDLMDTLISRQSFGLLWLNPPYGDLSKDADGNIGYQGQGRARLEKLFYQRTLPLLQYDGVLIFIVPAYVLDAELVGWLTRHFAELRIYRAVETQFKQVVIFGRRIRQRDQASDAVKATRGLLLQIGQGDADAEELPVEWPFLPYTVPASVEAPEHFYRVSMEPEQFGDEVGRLQGLWPAFDTHLGAAQQSLRPPARALSHWHLALALAAGAISGVVQSKTGRVLAVKGDTHKEKTLQTEYTERDDGSVAETRILTDKFVPVIRAWDMTPGSATHGQVLTIR is encoded by the coding sequence ATGGCGCTCATGTTCAGGCGCATTGCGCGCAATTTCATCAAAGCAGGCTATTTTCCGACCGACGAGCCAACGCTGGAGCGGGCACTGTCCGCGCTGGCGCCGGCCGCCGGACCGATGTGCATCCTCGATCCGTGTGCAGGCGAAGGCGTCGCCATTGCTGAGGCCGCGCACGTGCTCGGCCGCGAGCGTGTGTCCGCGTTCGCAGTCGAGTTCGACCGCGAGCGTGCGAGCCACGCCCGGCAGTTGGTCGACCATTGCATCCATGGCGACTTGATGGACACGCTGATCTCGCGACAGTCCTTCGGCCTGCTCTGGCTCAATCCGCCCTATGGCGATCTGTCGAAGGACGCCGATGGCAACATCGGTTACCAGGGCCAGGGCCGCGCCAGGCTGGAAAAGCTGTTCTACCAGCGCACGCTGCCGCTGCTGCAATACGACGGCGTGTTGATCTTTATCGTGCCGGCCTATGTGCTGGACGCCGAACTGGTCGGATGGCTGACGCGCCACTTCGCCGAGTTGCGCATCTACCGAGCGGTGGAAACGCAGTTCAAGCAGGTGGTGATCTTCGGCCGTCGGATTCGTCAACGCGATCAGGCTTCGGACGCGGTGAAAGCCACGCGTGGTCTGCTGCTGCAGATCGGGCAAGGCGACGCCGATGCCGAGGAGTTGCCGGTCGAGTGGCCGTTCCTGCCATACACGGTCCCTGCCAGCGTCGAGGCGCCGGAGCACTTCTACCGCGTGTCGATGGAGCCCGAACAGTTCGGTGACGAGGTCGGTCGGCTGCAGGGCCTGTGGCCCGCATTCGATACGCACCTCGGGGCCGCACAGCAGTCATTGCGGCCGCCGGCGCGGGCCTTGTCGCATTGGCATCTCGCCTTGGCTCTGGCCGCAGGCGCGATTTCCGGTGTCGTGCAATCCAAGACCGGGCGCGTGCTCGCCGTCAAAGGCGACACGCACAAGGAGAAGACGTTGCAGACGGAATACACCGAACGCGACGACGGCTCCGTGGCCGAAACGCGGATCCTCACCGACAAGTTCGTACCGGTCATCCGGGCCTGGGACATGACCCCGGGCTCGGCGACGCATGGTCAGGTGCTGACCATTCGTTGA
- a CDS encoding SMI1/KNR4 family protein, translating into MNVDIGSLAKIILAARRRKLFRSAPIFDAHAVVSPDELRYLDSKVGTALPAALRDWLLAVGYGDIDDELSFREAWFAALETGPLQGSATFAQDTLGNFYAFDAAGRIYFLARSEPAFTVVAENFSVFVEELIRRDYKLGEWMDAVKMETYAR; encoded by the coding sequence ATGAATGTCGACATTGGTTCACTTGCAAAGATCATCCTCGCGGCCAGACGGCGGAAGCTGTTCCGGAGCGCACCCATTTTTGATGCGCATGCTGTCGTTTCGCCGGACGAATTACGGTACCTAGACAGCAAGGTCGGGACAGCGCTCCCTGCGGCGCTACGCGATTGGCTGCTCGCGGTCGGATACGGCGATATCGACGACGAGCTGAGCTTCCGAGAGGCATGGTTTGCTGCCCTTGAGACTGGGCCATTGCAAGGCAGCGCCACTTTCGCGCAGGACACTCTTGGCAACTTCTATGCATTCGACGCGGCGGGGCGCATCTATTTCCTGGCTCGGTCCGAGCCTGCGTTCACGGTCGTGGCCGAGAACTTCTCAGTGTTTGTCGAGGAACTCATTCGTCGCGACTACAAGCTAGGCGAATGGATGGATGCTGTGAAGATGGAGACCTATGCGCGGTGA
- a CDS encoding TIGR03759 family integrating conjugative element protein, producing MTRFQVSLCIIAVLAAAALTASAQPVSTADARTANSQAQASINAALDASQARDWGLRAEEWTRYRQVMRGPLGIYSPNLDPLTALGIEARSDEERRRYAELQVRIEAQRVEKLLTYQRAYDAAWQRLFPGQRRVNMPDAKAPIAGNTGSGRLAVFVKADCAPCTQRVRQLQATGTAFDLYLVGSRQDDAQIRQWAAHAGVDPAKVRARAITLNHDAGRWLSLGLPGELPAVVREVNGQWQRQQ from the coding sequence ATGACGCGTTTTCAGGTCAGCCTGTGCATCATTGCCGTCCTTGCCGCTGCCGCTCTCACCGCTTCCGCGCAGCCCGTGTCGACGGCCGACGCCCGTACGGCGAACAGTCAGGCGCAGGCGAGCATCAACGCCGCGCTCGATGCGAGCCAGGCGCGCGATTGGGGCCTGCGCGCCGAGGAATGGACGCGCTACCGGCAAGTGATGCGGGGACCGCTCGGCATCTACTCGCCGAATCTCGATCCGCTGACCGCGCTCGGCATTGAGGCTCGCAGCGACGAGGAACGCAGGCGCTACGCCGAGTTGCAGGTGCGCATCGAGGCGCAGCGTGTCGAGAAGCTGCTGACCTACCAGCGCGCCTACGATGCAGCCTGGCAGCGCCTGTTTCCCGGCCAACGGCGCGTGAACATGCCGGACGCCAAGGCGCCGATTGCCGGCAACACAGGCTCCGGACGCTTGGCCGTGTTCGTGAAAGCCGACTGTGCGCCCTGCACGCAGCGCGTGCGGCAGCTACAGGCCACCGGTACCGCATTCGACCTCTACCTGGTCGGGAGCCGCCAGGACGATGCGCAAATCCGGCAATGGGCGGCACACGCAGGTGTCGACCCGGCCAAGGTGCGCGCCCGGGCGATCACACTCAATCACGACGCCGGGCGCTGGCTGTCGCTCGGCCTGCCCGGCGAGCTGCCGGCCGTGGTGCGCGAAGTGAATGGGCAATGGCAGCGGCAGCAATGA
- a CDS encoding RHS repeat-associated core domain-containing protein, with translation MKQLFRSLARSPLSLLPAAISALAASAALSVPTEAFAQRQLPGHTVIGYPLPLQPIRQGGFARIFRTVDSRTRQLVLAPIADNENELPSDPCVSTVPGTSAVAGNPIVVQSGNKVQIDADFGGTGEMPLELVRTYSAASDHERGLFGAGWSSNVEHTLAFYSGTLSNPVLECEARLAGGGECSRVTNPTSLVVRTESGREYRYNWNAEAGKFKSSADPLTSIVKVPGIGYSLRRDGGSSMDFDLGGRVSRMTDEFGIAWTYTYATDRITIQRSGGRAVTITFDPARALATSVTDPAGNVYAYSYTSPYEGATADRLSTVDYPGTAADSRTYHYENTGFLNRLTGVSIGGVRYATFDYHPNGWGKSTAHAGGAEKVTLSYGADSAGTYTDVTNALGLTSRYRYGLYGGARKLTQVDRPAFDGCPQAAASYVYDGSGRVSNTFDWNGIESRFQYDSAGRLRSKREGISSATPSGLRYTTLEWDTVNNRLLSITEGEVDAAARNADRPIRTTTYAYADSTTATVGAGSVGGDVKNRLKSVTVTSHVGRLVEEKTTYLYTLFASGDPRIQTIAEDGPVAGTGDRVVTTLNGHGDVLSVANSKNHRTSYSYNAAGLPTQVTDPNSAKTDFSYDARGRVSTSTRYYAGSAQTSVFEYDRFGNLSVLREPGKPELRQRYDEAGRLTSQVLRYAASAPGRYTEQTTSIAYNALSLPVERRSSTAQVIEGSCTTQPDGTLLCTSPIYAPGGTERGEFRRYDQSGRLVAVSGAKFAPWPSSSLYEPPLERDATTTFGYDANGQLTSVMDPLLQSTTFEYDSIGRRIATNDANGRTSVSYAFADADANYALRVTVAPPVGGMTVQSFDGLGNLLLQENPDSGATEYSYTAAGQLDMVTSADRSARVYTYDTLGRVTKIAAGKLSAQARNGYQLMRVIRAPYATQPISPSPSGVQTFDEKAETFVYDTCSGGVGRLCSAVYGPSAWKTSYTYGDYGRPLSRTENSLVANWSQRVGYRYDSYGRPFALDYPNGDAIEYGYVGGRVEKVDALIGGLRRNVVDQIGYGSDGTVSRYIAGNGLEWTRATDLNGRSTQIGLGAVQTLSYAYDQVGRMSSVGHSQDTAASQTYGYDAMSQLTSSTRSGVAETWSYDAIGNREYYDRAGRGHDFVYSDGHLTEIAGASNRMYAYDLVGRRSEQFDNGESTLFDYDPWGVQRFLFRPYDVGTVCEPTDPSRCTQRAPAVVEYGSNHRGQRTYKATLQFAGLTAECRRGGYVPGCFPTNVSRVGLSLYLYGEDGTLLAEQSALRDDTIVSSSNYVYLGSMPVGVIRDGQLHHIAGDHLGRPEVVTNAAQNVVWRARNLAYHREVTQRNAVFGDLNLGFAGHYYDAESNLYYNWHRYYDPSTGSYTQPDPIGLLGGINGYAYVSGNPIAFVDPYGLWAFGDPLPQGLVDFSAGMGDALLLGLVTNCVRWPGSMAVSTRALTHTVMANGRGSGYRSRRAATVDFALLAREVWARSSPIGFRTAWVDLGPCGMETMFQGKFTPCPTHSVIVSWQKHGSSRIQCRTSYSNSGSGYRTQSRELRRVPPMALRGLNCRGAHVVDRSVAEAAPPGYEPFQSRTTRPGCRPCTIAGAAVCAVGRAGTYHQQGPAPARRRRGELLSHEGRAPELGRGTGISKPYGRTAHRGSPYRA, from the coding sequence ATGAAGCAATTGTTCCGATCGCTCGCACGTTCACCGCTTTCCCTTCTTCCTGCCGCCATCTCCGCCCTGGCTGCGTCGGCCGCGCTGTCAGTGCCCACCGAGGCATTTGCTCAGCGCCAGTTGCCCGGCCATACCGTGATCGGTTACCCGTTACCGTTGCAGCCGATACGGCAAGGCGGCTTCGCGCGCATCTTCCGAACCGTCGATAGCCGGACGCGTCAGCTTGTGCTGGCGCCGATCGCGGACAACGAGAACGAGCTGCCCTCCGATCCTTGCGTGAGCACCGTGCCCGGCACCAGCGCGGTCGCGGGCAATCCGATCGTGGTGCAGAGCGGCAACAAGGTCCAGATCGACGCCGATTTCGGCGGTACCGGCGAAATGCCGCTTGAGCTGGTGCGCACCTATTCGGCGGCTTCCGACCACGAGCGAGGCCTGTTCGGTGCGGGCTGGAGCAGCAATGTCGAACACACGCTCGCGTTCTACTCGGGCACTCTCTCGAATCCCGTGCTCGAATGCGAAGCGCGGCTCGCAGGCGGCGGGGAATGTTCGCGCGTCACGAACCCGACGTCGCTCGTGGTGCGGACGGAATCCGGCCGCGAATATCGCTACAACTGGAATGCCGAGGCGGGCAAGTTCAAGAGCAGTGCCGATCCGCTCACGTCGATCGTGAAGGTGCCTGGCATCGGCTACTCGCTGCGGCGCGATGGTGGTTCCTCCATGGATTTCGACCTCGGCGGGCGCGTCAGCCGCATGACCGACGAATTCGGAATCGCGTGGACCTACACCTACGCCACGGACCGCATCACTATCCAGCGGAGCGGCGGACGCGCAGTGACGATCACCTTCGATCCCGCGCGCGCGTTGGCCACGTCAGTCACCGATCCGGCCGGCAACGTCTATGCGTACAGCTACACCAGTCCTTACGAGGGCGCGACGGCGGATCGGCTCTCCACAGTCGACTATCCCGGAACGGCAGCGGACTCGCGCACTTACCACTACGAGAACACAGGCTTTCTCAACCGGCTCACCGGCGTTTCCATCGGTGGAGTTCGCTATGCGACGTTCGACTATCACCCGAACGGCTGGGGCAAGAGCACCGCGCATGCCGGCGGTGCGGAGAAGGTAACCCTGAGTTACGGTGCCGATTCGGCCGGCACCTATACCGATGTGACCAATGCCCTGGGTCTGACCAGCCGCTATCGCTATGGGTTGTACGGTGGTGCGCGCAAGCTGACCCAAGTCGATCGCCCGGCGTTCGACGGCTGCCCGCAGGCCGCAGCGTCGTACGTATACGACGGCAGCGGCCGCGTCTCCAACACGTTCGACTGGAACGGCATCGAGTCGCGTTTCCAGTACGACAGCGCCGGCCGTCTGCGCAGCAAGCGCGAAGGCATCAGCAGCGCGACGCCGTCCGGGCTTCGCTACACGACGCTGGAGTGGGACACGGTGAACAATCGACTGCTGTCGATCACCGAAGGCGAGGTCGACGCCGCGGCGCGCAACGCCGATCGGCCGATCCGAACCACGACTTACGCCTATGCCGACAGCACGACCGCGACGGTCGGCGCCGGCAGCGTCGGTGGTGATGTGAAGAACCGCCTGAAGTCGGTCACCGTCACCAGCCATGTCGGTCGCCTGGTCGAAGAGAAGACGACCTACCTGTACACGCTGTTCGCCAGCGGCGATCCGAGAATCCAGACGATTGCCGAAGACGGCCCGGTCGCGGGCACCGGTGATCGCGTCGTCACGACCCTCAATGGCCACGGTGACGTGCTGTCCGTCGCCAATTCGAAGAATCACCGGACGAGCTATAGCTACAACGCCGCAGGTCTTCCCACGCAGGTCACCGATCCCAATAGCGCAAAGACCGACTTCAGCTATGACGCGCGCGGGCGAGTGAGTACGTCGACCCGTTACTACGCCGGCTCCGCGCAAACGAGCGTTTTCGAGTACGACCGGTTCGGCAACCTCAGCGTTCTGCGCGAACCAGGCAAGCCCGAACTGCGCCAGCGATACGATGAGGCAGGCAGGCTGACGTCGCAGGTGCTGCGCTATGCTGCGTCGGCGCCTGGGCGCTACACCGAGCAGACGACATCGATCGCGTACAACGCGTTGTCGCTGCCGGTCGAGCGCCGCTCTTCCACTGCCCAAGTCATCGAGGGGAGCTGCACCACCCAGCCTGATGGCACGCTGCTTTGCACGAGCCCGATCTATGCACCCGGCGGCACCGAGCGCGGCGAATTCCGCCGCTACGACCAGAGCGGCCGCCTAGTGGCCGTCAGCGGTGCGAAATTCGCACCGTGGCCGAGCAGTTCGCTGTACGAGCCGCCGCTCGAACGCGATGCCACGACGACGTTCGGCTATGACGCGAACGGCCAGTTGACCTCGGTCATGGACCCGCTCCTGCAGTCCACGACTTTCGAGTACGACAGTATCGGACGCAGGATCGCGACCAACGACGCGAACGGGCGCACGAGCGTCAGCTACGCCTTTGCGGATGCCGATGCGAACTACGCGCTGCGCGTCACGGTGGCGCCGCCCGTCGGCGGCATGACCGTTCAGTCGTTCGACGGCTTGGGCAATCTGCTGCTGCAGGAAAACCCCGACTCCGGCGCCACCGAGTATTCGTATACCGCGGCCGGTCAGCTCGACATGGTCACCTCGGCGGATCGCAGCGCGCGCGTTTACACCTACGACACCCTTGGTCGGGTGACGAAGATCGCCGCCGGCAAGCTGTCGGCACAGGCGCGCAACGGCTATCAGCTGATGCGGGTCATCCGCGCGCCGTACGCCACCCAGCCGATCTCGCCATCGCCGTCCGGTGTCCAGACGTTCGACGAGAAGGCCGAGACCTTCGTGTACGACACCTGTTCGGGCGGCGTCGGCCGCCTGTGCAGCGCGGTGTATGGCCCGTCCGCCTGGAAGACCAGCTACACCTACGGCGACTACGGCCGTCCGCTGTCGCGGACCGAGAACAGTCTGGTGGCCAACTGGTCCCAGCGTGTGGGCTACCGCTACGACAGCTACGGCCGTCCGTTCGCGCTCGACTACCCCAACGGCGACGCGATCGAATATGGCTACGTGGGCGGGCGCGTCGAGAAGGTCGACGCCCTGATCGGCGGCCTGCGCCGCAATGTTGTCGACCAGATCGGCTACGGCAGCGACGGGACTGTTTCCCGCTATATCGCTGGCAATGGCCTGGAGTGGACGAGGGCAACCGACTTGAACGGCCGGTCGACACAGATTGGCCTCGGTGCCGTTCAGACACTGAGCTACGCCTACGACCAGGTCGGCCGCATGTCCAGCGTCGGCCACAGCCAGGATACGGCGGCGTCGCAGACGTACGGATACGATGCGATGTCGCAGCTCACCAGCAGCACGCGCAGCGGTGTCGCGGAGACCTGGAGTTACGACGCGATCGGCAACCGCGAGTATTACGACCGCGCCGGCCGTGGTCACGACTTCGTCTACTCGGATGGTCATCTGACCGAGATCGCAGGCGCGTCGAACCGGATGTACGCCTACGACCTGGTCGGTCGCCGCAGCGAGCAGTTCGACAATGGCGAAAGTACGCTGTTCGACTACGACCCGTGGGGCGTCCAGCGCTTCCTGTTCCGCCCATACGATGTCGGCACGGTCTGCGAACCGACCGATCCGTCGCGCTGCACCCAACGTGCGCCGGCGGTGGTCGAGTACGGTAGCAACCATCGCGGACAGCGCACATACAAGGCCACGCTGCAGTTCGCCGGTCTGACTGCGGAGTGCCGGCGGGGCGGCTACGTTCCGGGATGCTTCCCGACGAACGTGTCGCGGGTCGGCTTGAGCCTCTATCTCTACGGCGAGGACGGCACCTTGCTGGCCGAACAGAGCGCGCTGCGCGACGATACGATCGTGTCGTCGTCGAACTACGTCTACCTCGGCAGCATGCCGGTCGGCGTGATCCGCGATGGGCAGCTGCATCACATCGCGGGGGATCACCTCGGCCGGCCGGAAGTGGTGACGAACGCAGCGCAGAACGTGGTCTGGCGCGCGCGCAACCTCGCCTACCATCGTGAAGTGACGCAGCGCAACGCAGTGTTCGGCGACCTCAACTTGGGCTTCGCGGGCCACTACTATGACGCCGAATCGAACCTGTACTACAACTGGCACCGCTACTACGACCCAAGCACGGGCAGCTATACGCAGCCCGATCCCATCGGCTTGTTGGGCGGAATCAATGGCTATGCCTACGTCTCCGGAAACCCAATCGCGTTCGTCGATCCTTACGGCTTGTGGGCTTTCGGCGACCCGTTGCCGCAAGGGCTGGTCGACTTCTCCGCGGGGATGGGTGACGCGCTGCTGCTGGGTTTGGTGACGAACTGCGTGAGGTGGCCGGGATCGATGGCGGTGTCGACCCGTGCTCTGACGCATACAGTTATGGCGAATGGGCGGGGATCGGGGTATCGCTCGCGGCGGGCGGCTACAGTGGACTTCGCGCTGCTGGCACGCGAGGTCTGGGCAAGGAGTTCTCCCATTGGATTCCGAACCGCATGGGTGGACCTCGGTCCCTGTGGAATGGAAACTATGTTCCAAGGGAAGTTCACGCCCTGTCCGACCCATTCCGTTATCGTTTCATGGCAAAAGCATGGAAGCTCGAGAATCCAATGCCGAACGTCCTATTCCAACAGTGGGTCCGGGTACCGAACGCAATCAAGGGAACTGCGGCGGGTGCCGCCTATGGCGCTGCGGGGGCTGAACTGTCGGGGTGCCCATGTCGTTGATCGATCTGTTGCTGAAGCTGCTCCGCCGGGGTACGAGCCTTTCCAGTCTCGAACAACTCGTCCTGGATGCCGTCCGTGCACGATTGCCGGAGCCGCTGTCTGTGCGGTGGGACGAGCAGGTACGTACCATCAACAAGGTCCAGCGCCTGCCCGACGGCGTAGAGGTGAACTTTTATCGCATGAAGGACGGGCGCCCGAGCTTGGACGAGGCACTGGCATTTCCAAACCGTACGGAAGAACTGCTCATCGCGGAAGTCCGTATCGAGCTTGA
- a CDS encoding helix-turn-helix domain-containing protein gives MPKSIYREEYRVLVDLLREARERTGITQGTLADAFGWPQSTLSHLERGSRRIDVVEFIDYCRYVGIDPQATFAEFLHRSEKPVKRARKS, from the coding sequence ATGCCCAAGTCCATCTACCGCGAGGAATACCGCGTCCTGGTCGATTTGCTGCGCGAAGCCCGCGAGCGGACAGGCATCACGCAGGGCACCCTTGCAGATGCGTTCGGCTGGCCGCAGTCCACGCTGAGCCATCTCGAACGGGGTTCCCGGCGCATCGACGTCGTCGAGTTCATCGATTACTGCCGATACGTCGGCATCGATCCACAGGCAACATTCGCCGAGTTTCTGCATCGCAGCGAGAAGCCGGTCAAGCGCGCGCGAAAGTCCTAG